TACTGTTGTAATCTTCTCTTCCATGATAGTCTTTTCTTCCATGCGAATCTTATTGACAAGTTAGAAAAGAAACACCTTAATGAAAATAAATACGTGGGAGGTATGGACATAAATGTAAGCAATTTTTCAATGCAAACTAAAGTTATGATCTACAGTATTGCTGCGGTTATCCTGACAATCGGAATGCGAGATATAGCCACTATACTCATACCTATTTTTTTCTCGGTTTTTATTTTTCTAATCTTTGCCCCTCTCATCTACTGGCTCAAGAGGAAAGGAATTCCGGGGGGAGTAAGTATTGGTCTGGTAATCCTCTTCTTTATCATGGTTTTTACTGGTACCGGAGTTCTGCTTATGGAATTTTTACCTCAATTCACCAGCCAGATCCCTGACTATCAGATCCAATTAACGGAAAGCATGGAAAGCCTTGCAGGATATCTGCCGGTAGGAATGCCACTGGAAGGATTTCTACCTGATATAGGAGTGTTTATTGTTGGCCTGACAGCTGGACTCCTTACAACGATTTTGAATGCCGGAACCACCGTAGGCCTCATTATCATAACGACAATTTTTTTACTTCTGGACATTGCAGTCCCGGGAAAAATTCGAAAAGAAGCTAAAAAACACCCTTTCCTGTTATCCCGAACTAATGATCTTGGGAGTAAGCTTGTGGACTATATCGTTATAAGAACAGGAATTAACCTGGTAGGAGGTATAGGGGCTGCCCTAATTCTTTTCATAGGTGGTATAGATTTTGCGATTCTCTGGGGTATATTAACATTTATTCTCGGTTACATTCCTTACATTGGATTTTTTCTGGCCGTTCTTCCACCGACACTCCTCGGATTATTTAAGTACGGAATTGCAGGAGCGATGGCCGTTTTTGTCGCTATATGGCTTCTTAACCTGCTTATAGAAAACATCCTTTTTCCATCCGTTGCAGGGAAAGGTTTTGAATTACCTCCGTCAATCATTTTTATATCTCTTATGTACTGGACTTATGTACTGGGTACTCCTGGTGCACTTATAGCCGTACCCCTTACAATGGTTGTGAAAATGGTCATAGAAAGTTCCGGTGATATGCGATGGAGGACAGAGTTGAGAGAGTCTGAAAAAGAGGATTAATAAAAAGGAGATTAGTAAAAAGAGGTAAATAAAAAGGATTAATAAAAAAGAGCAAGCGGAGTAAATGTAAGAGAGCAAGCGGAGTAACTGCAAGCAAAAATAATTTTTTGAAAAATCCGAAGATTTTTCGACAGGACAGGATGGAAATCAGTTGATTATCTGGCACTTCTTTCAAATCTATTTTTTCTCAAAAGACATATAAATAGATGCAAAATTATAAATCGAGTAAATATATTTATTAATATATCTGTAATTAGGATAGGAAATATCTTTGACCGATTCAGGGTAACTTTTACTACCGATATCCAGAAGAGTATGCCTCGTTGGATACCGAAACCAAGGTATTTACTAAGTTCATATGGGAAAAAGGATCAGAGGAAAATAAGGAATCCTTTAGCATATCAGGAAAGTTCAGGACTGAGATAAAACAGAGGGAGTAACTTTCAAAGAATAGAGATGGATGAGCTGAAGCGGTAGACTACACAACAATGAGAGCAACCTGAGACAAAAGGAATTTCCATGACATCAGAAATTGCAAATTTTGTCATAGCTTTTGCAGTGTTGCTCTTTGTCTTTGGCATTGTCTCCCGAAAGATCTCAGGTACTGCAGTCACCGCCCCCATGATTTTTGTAGCAGCTGGAATGTTGCTCAGCCCTGAGGGGCTTGACCCTGCAGGTCTCACTCCAAGAAGCAGTCTAGTTCTCATGATAGCTGAGCTTGCACCTGTCCTGACTTTATTTCCGGATGCCTCAAAAATTGAACTTCAGACACTGTTGCGTGAAGAGAAACTTCCAGGCCGGCTTCTTATTTCTTGGAACGTCACTTACAATTGCCTTTGGGGCTATTGTTGCTGCTTTTCTTTTAAAAGGTATTACACTTGCAAAAGCGGTACTGAGCCTCACGCTTATTTGTATGATACCTGTGGCAATCTCCCTGATTGGCATGAAGTTGAATACTGAAACCGTATTTTTCCTGGGCTGGTTTGGGCCCGGAGGCCTTGCATCCGTTGTTCTGTTATTGACTGCTATGGAAGAAACGGGAGGAATTGGGGGAAGTGAAACTGTAAGTCTTTCAGTGATCACGACTGTTTTTCTAAATGTTTTTGTCCAGGGGGCTACAGATAAAAGAACATCAGATAGTTGTTTATCTGAAAACGTGAACCAATCAAATTTGCATTAACTGATTATGAAAGAAAAGGATTAGTTACTATAAACCGACATGGGGGAGTTGTAAAATATGGAAACAAATAGCAGTACAGTACCAGCCAAGATTTTAGTATACACTACTTTTGCTGTTGTCCTTACAATCGGAATGAGAGAAATATCTTCTATACTCACAACCGTTATCTTTTCTATATTCGTTGCACTGCTTTTCACCCCGCTCGTTCGCTGGCTAAAACAAAAGGGAGTTCCAGGTTGGTTGAGCATTATTATGGCAATTTCTTTATTCACTGTAATTATCCTGGTCCTCGGGGTAATAGTTGTCAGAGCAGCATTTCAGTTTGGGAGCCAGATCCCTATTTACCAGGATCAATTAACTGCTTTAGCGAACAACTATGCAAAATACATTCCTTCATACGAAGGTTTTTCCATACAGTCAATTGTTCGCGGTATCGTGTCAATCACGATTTCTCTTATGATAAACATCGTTAACGGGATTGTGAACGCTTCGACAACAGCTGGAATCGTCATAGTCACAGCAGCCTTCTTGCTAATAGATGCCGCTAATGCTCCTGAAAAAGTAAATCAGGAAATTGGGAAGCAATCTGAACTCCGATTTAGGCTGAGTAATTTTAGCAAGAAGCTGGTAAAATTTATTGTCATAAGAGCAGAAGTAAACATTATCACATCCTTTGTAATTGCTCTTCTTCTCTTTATAGGTGGTATAGACTATGCTGTCCTCTGGGGAGTTCTTATATTCCTGCTAAGTTATATCCCCTATATTGGTCTGGTTATAGCTTCTATTCCTCCCATAATGCTTGCACTTTTCAAGTATGGGCCTTTAGGGGCTCTTGCAGTCATTATCATTATCTTTGCTGTCGATGCGCTTACAGAAAATGTTCTTTTCCCGTCAATGATGGGAAAAGGCCTGCAATTATCCCCTGCTTTTTTATTTGTTGCTCTTCTCTACTGGAATTTCGTACTTGGACTTGGAGGTGTGCTGCTTTCCATACCTCTTACATTAGTTTTGAAGATTTTACTTGAGAGTTTTGAGGAAACAAAATGGATGGCCAGATTAATGGGTCCGGCAGAAGATATGGACGAGGGAGAAATAAGCAGCGGGTGAGGATAAGAAAGAGGGAAATTGCAAAAACAAGAAAATAGAAGGGGGGAGACGAATGGGATGGCAATTGTGCAGAGAATTGTCGCCCTGGCGTCAAAAGCACGTGGTTATTAAGCAGCCGATCGTCTCACTGGCAGACAGGACGAAATCCCGATTATAACTGGTAGCTGCAAGTTTCCTCATTGCACATGTTATATACGTTTTGCATTTAAGCCATAGGATGAAAGACCTCCGCTTCTGGGAGCGGAAGCAAATCAAATATTAACCGGGTTTTGTCCATATTAGTCTACTTTTGTAATCGGCGGACATTTCCATTCCGCATTGATCACCTCAGCGTGTGGAATGTACATGCGCAGAATGATGAACCACGCTTCACTGCCAGTCGGCAGCCAGTTCGACTCTTTATCTGGGCCAGGCGACCCGTTCTGGAAGTAAAAGGTTGTCCCCCCGTCAGCATTCTTCTTGACGCCCGGGGTACGGTCACCGATAGAGTAGCGGTTGATCTGGTTGGGAATTAAGTTATAATCGTTACCGTAGACGGTCATCGACCAGAATGCATCTACGGGCGGCTCGTAGCCCTTGGTGAAAGTTATCTCATACCTGTGAGCGCCCGTCAGCGGCTCGCCGAAATTGTCAGTAAGGTTGACAAGATAGACCGCCTCTACAGGGTCGTTGGCAGCGATCCCGGCCAGAGATTGGTCCGCAGCACGCTTCAGGAGCTCATCCCCAAAGCGGCCCATATTGGATGGAGGGTAGCGCCAGCCGTTGACAAACTTTGCCCAGACCCCACTCATGAACTGCTGCCTGAGCAACGGTATGCCGATGCCCAGCACACGCTGCAGCGCCTTCTTCACTACCTCTGGCTGCTGCTCTACATCCATATCCGGCCCGATCCCGATAGATGCGAACTGTTTGAGTAACACTTCATGGTGGGCTGCCGGGGGGTTCTCAGCCAGCATGGCGTTGAGCGTCTTCCACGGCCCTAGCGGGTCCTCGGTCCCGGCGGGCGCAACAACTGGCTTGTAGACGTCGCGGCTTTCGGGCAGCTTTGCCTCGGGTTTGCCCCAGAAACTCAGTGGTGTCAGCCTGTACTGTGCCTGTAGCGCATGCACGGCTGGCAGGTCATCGATGCCATCCGCCAGAGTGCGGCCAAGAATTAATATCCACGACGTCGGGGAGGACGGCGTAACGGCGGTTACATCCTCAGGTAGATTACCGTGCCAGCCAGGGCCAATGAGAGCATAATTGCCAGCCCTGGAGCCAACCCTCTGGCCGACATAGGCAAAGTTGTCCGAAGTAAAAGACATTAGTTCAAACGTCCAGTAGCGATCAGCCGGGATCTCGGGCACGGTGAGAATTACTGGCTCTTTGCTTAGATCTACCCAGGCGAGTGAGTACAGTGTGTCGTTGTTCGGGCAACCGCCGTCGCGGTAAGTGGCGTCCATGAGTTCGTCAGCATGCCAGAAATGGTTGACAGGCGCGTAAGGAACACGCTTTGGATCCTGCGGGATGTTTGTCCATTTATAGCGTGTGAGAGCATTGTAGACATACGGGAAACCATATATGAACGCCTGCAGGCCCAGCGAGTATGCATATTCCTCCTGCCAGTCAAAAACCAAGGTAGCTGTCTGTGGCTCTGCATGTGGCACTTCAGCTGCCTTAACTGCAAGGTCATTTGTACCCTCAGCCGCACCCGAACCTGCGCCAATTCGCTTCAGATCTTCGACTGTAAGAACCTGGGCACCTGTCTTCCTGATACCGTCCTCGATCTTACCAGCATATTGCGGGTCCATGAACAGGCCGATAGCCACTGCGCCAGGGTTTAAAGCGTGACCCAGGTGAGTTGCCTGTACATTTAGCTCAGTTGGGCTACCCACTGGCTTGTCAGCAACGGCAATCAGGTTCCCTGCAATACGTTCAGCCAGCGCAGCTATATTAACGCCGGAAGTCGAACCAATATCAATGATGCTTGTATCGACTTTGCCCTTATCGTTCTTAGCGAGGACAAGGATGTTGCTGGCGTTCATCATCTGAAGCTGGGAACTAAGACTCTTAATCTTCTCCATAGCAGCGTCTGCAGCCGTCTTGCTGGCGAAGACTCCTGCCACCAGTTGTTGCTTCTCAGATAGAAGCATGTTAGCTTTCGAGACTTCTGTTGTTGGATTTTCTACCACTGATATACCACCCACATAACAAACCAATCAAACTGCGTTTTTTCTTTGTTAAATCTTAATTACAATAGTATATATGCGAACTCATATATATTTTAAATTTTATATATATTTTTTATATTAGAGTACCTCAACTGTTTTTTAACTGCAGAGTTTTCAATAAGGGGAAAGAAATATCGGAAGAAAATGAGGATCAAATGGACTATTCATGTGACACAACAAGGTAGAACTTGCTTCTGGATGTCTGCCAACTCTAATTTATACATAAAAAGATTCAGCACCTAAGCTTTGCTTCAAATCATTATTATAGAAGAAAGTTAGCAGCAAGAGAAAGATTGGGGATGTAAACATAAATACAAATATTTCAATACCAGCCAAAATTCTAATTTACAGCACTGCTGCAGTTCTCCTTACACTTGGTATGAGGGCGATTTCACCAATACTTGTACCGGTCTTTTTCGCTCTTTTTGCCTTTCTAATCTTTGCTCCTCTGGTTCGCTGGCTCATGAGGAAAGGGGTTCCTGGAAAGGCTAGTGTTTTTCTGGTGATCATTCTTTTCATGTTTGTTTTTTTTGGAACCGCAATTCTGTTTGTAAGCTCTTTACTCCAGCTCAGCGACAGGATTCCAAGTTATGATGTTCAGTTGCAGAGTATTCTGAACAGTATTTCAACATATTTGCCTGTATCTGGAGAATCCGTAGAATCAATACTGCGCAGTATTGCAGCATTTGCTTTCAGTGCGAGTGCGGGAATTATTACAGGAGCCTTAAACGCCGGATCAACAGTTGTGCTTATTTTTATCACGACAACATTTTTACTTCTGGATGCTGCAGGTGCTCCAGAAAAAGTGCAAAGAGGAGCTGAAAATCAACCAGTCCACCTTTCACGGTTTGCCGAATTAAGCAGAACCGTCGTAAACTACATGCTCCTGAGGACTGAGACCAATCTGGCTGGGGGTATTGGAGTTGCCATACTTCTCCTCATCGGAGGTATAGATTTTGCTATTCTCTGGGGCCTCCTGTTTTTCCTGTTCGGTTATATCCCTTATCTGGGCTTTTATCTTGCAGCTATTCCACCTATGCTCCTTGGCCTGTTTAAATACGGGCCTATAGGGGCACTGGGCGTCCTTATCGCCATCACCATTGTTAATGCACTGGTAGAAAATGTCGTATTCCCATCTATTGCAGGAAAAGGCCTTAAATTGTCTCCGACGCTGGTATTTCTTTCTTTGTTTTACTGGTCTTATGTGCTTGGGACAGCAGGTGCCCTGATTGCCGTACCCCTTACAATAGTTGTAAAGATAATTCTGGAAAGTTCCGAGGACACACGCCTGATGGCTAAACTGATGGAATCAAGTGGAGATAGAGGTCAGGATGAAGAAAATGCAGGAAAAAACGTACTCTAAAATTATCCCTGCTAGAGGTTATGTACCTGGAACCTAAGGGTGCTGCATCTACATCTCTATACCTGGTTCTGAAGAATCCCTGGAAAAGTTGATCCCAGAATAGGGAGTCACATCCGATCTTTCCAGTTCTTCGGTAAGTTTTAATCTTACATGCATTTTTACATATGCCCAATTTTATATAAACTCGAGTATATGTCATTGATAGTACTGCTCATTGATAGTACTGCTGAAACTGTTTTTCGGACATGGAATTACAGATCAGGGGAAAAAAGAGGGTTACCATTGAAAATATGAGGGAAGATTTCATGGCTTATCCAGATAGCTACTGGACTACCGATGAGAAAAGAGGAAACGGATGGAAATTAACGAAGAACTGGTAAGCAGAAGAAGAGAAAGAAGAATTTCAACAGGGGGAAAATAAATGGCCGAAGTAATGTATGGACCTATGCAAATGTTAGTTATCGCGTTCGATAAACCGGAATTTCACGGCAAGATCCGCCGCGAACTTGAATCAGTCATGGAAAAGGGAGTGATCAGGCTCATTGACCTGCTCTTACTGTGGAAGGACAATGATGGAAATGTCACGGCTCTGGAGGCGTCACAGCTGGACGAAGAAGAGAGAAGGCGTTTCGGAGCGGTTATAGGAGGACTCATCGGTTTTGGAGCAGGAGGGGAAGAGGGAGCCAGAACAGGCACGGAAGAAGGAGCTCTGGCAGCAGCCCAGGAGAACTACGGAATCACTGAAGAAGATATGCTGGAAATAACAGACGCTATCCCTGAAGGGACTGCGGCTCTTATCCTTATTATTGAACATCTCTGGGCAAAAAAGCTTAAACAGGCGCTCCGTGATGCAGGAGGGGTTCTGGTCTCTCAAGGTATGATCACACCCGAACTGCTGATTCTGGTTGGGGAGGAACTGGCAGAAGCAGTTAAATTCGCGGAGAAGAAACGGGGATCTGAGGCAGCACCTGCCGTCTGAAAGACTGCCAGAAAACGGAAGAAACATGGCAAAATGTCCAGAGAAGAATAGTCCTTCTAAAAAGGGGACTATTCACCTGTAGCTTGCGGAATTTCTACATAATCTTACGGAATTTTTACACAATCCGCATTCATAATAAAAAAGGAAGAAAGTAAAGGTTTAATATTCTATTTTTAAGTGCAGTGAATATTTGAAGGTGTAAAATTACTTATTTTTCTTTATTTTCATTATCTGGAATGAGGAAATCAGGCCGCAGGATAGAGAATTTTAGTCTGTACTTGTTGATTCCACGGTTTTCGATTCATTGTTTATCTTGCTGGCCTGGAAAATGGGCTGATAATTTCCGACAGAACAAGAATCTGATAAGAGAATGAGCTTAATAATAAAAAACGAGAGAAGAATGAGCTTAATAATAAAAAACGAGAGAGTCTCAAATTATAAAAAATAATCATGTTCAGCAGACCCGATAAAATAAGTAAACATGCATAGAATAATATGTATAAAAGAAGAATTATATAAAGCAGATTGTTGAACAACGAGGTTGGGGGGCGGTCTCGAAGATCACTATCAGGGGTTAACAACATCAAAACTTATCGGTAGATGTCTGGAAGGTTGTTTTTTAACAGGAATGAAAAAATCATACTGTGGATTTCCCTGCCAGAAGCCAGATTATTCTTCGACCCCCGAAACAAAAGTATTTGTGGATTTTGAGCAAGGCTTTTTCCCGGCTATTATTTTACTGCATGCTCAGACAGCAGAAAGTGTGTAACCAGGGGAAGAAGATATGGTTAACCCAGCTTTTTCAAGATTTACAAAATAACAGTGAAGATTATGGCTTCGCCTCTATTGGCGAACTAACATAAAAACACAATAAACAACAAAATATTTGACATAAAATTTGACATAAAAGGAGGCTCGAATTATAGCAACGTTAACAGTTCTGAAGTTTGAGACTGCTGGTGGTGCTGAAAAGGCACTTCATGTGGTAGAGGATTTGAGCAAGAAACAGTTGATTACCCTGCAGGATGCAGCTATAGTCACCTGGCCTGAGGGGAAAAATAAACCAAAAACCAAGCAATTAACCAGTATGTCCGGGGTAGGTGCGCTTAGCGGAGCCTTTTGGGGTATGCTGTTTGGTCTGATTTTCTTTGTCCCGATATTTGGTATGGTTGTTGGAGCTGCACTGGGCGCACTAACCGGTTCCATGGCTGATGTGGGGATCAGTGACGATTTTATCCGGTCGGTCCGCAGCAAAGTGACAGAAGGCACATCAGCCCTCTTCTTGATGACCAGCGATGCCGTACTTGATAAGGTAAAGGAAGCCTTCAAAGGAATGGACTTTGAACTCATTGCTTCCAACCTGTCCAAAGAAGAAGAGGACAAGCTGCGTGCAGCCTTTGCAGAAGAAGGAGAAGAAGTAGCTCCAGCATACTGAATATTGACCTGAAAACCGCCTTTCCGGGAATTAAAGTATTTTCGGAAATTGGTTGTAAGTAAAGAACAATGATTTCCGAATAGAGTTAAGCTTGAGGTGGGAGCGAAAAGTCAGTCTTTCCCTCTACTCTTATTTTTCCCTCCATTCTGTATTTTATACTTTTCTTAAAGTTTCAAAGCTCTTTTATAGATCAACTCAACTGCGTAAGTTATTTCTTTATTTCAGCCATGTATTTAAGTCCTGCTTTCCTGGTCCCGGCACAAAATCAATTATTAGCCAGAATTGAGGTGAAAACTCATCCACACCCATATTCCATCATCTTCAATTTCTGTTACTGATTTCTATTACTGATTTCTGTTACTGATTTCTGTTACTGATTTCTGTTACTGATTTGATATTACAGCATGATCGTTTCGGTGCACCGAAGTTCATCCCACTCAAATCTGACAAAGCTGACAAACTTGCCAGGCTCGTTCTTGACAGTTTTAAGAGTACATGTCAACCAGGTCTTCCAGGGAGAAGTCGACAGCATTGCTCAGATCGAAGGGCTCTGGCTCATTGACTACGCAAATGCAATTACCATCGAGTCTGATGACGAATTCGACGACAAGCGAACATGAAATTCTTAGAATAACAGGCACAAACAAATGAAAGTGCTTAAAAGCATTTTCATACTAAATTAGTTTGCTTGAGCGAAGCGAAACAGACCTCTGTTTTTGCACTTGCAGTGCAACTAAAAGAAAAATCATAGATTTTTCTGATCCCGAAGCGAGACTCGGACAGGTCAGAAAAAACTGCAACTTAATCATCTTTTCCAATAGAAAGGAGCAATCCATTTCATCAGACCCGATAAAATAAATCAACATGCATAGGATAATATATATAAAAGAATAATTATATAAAGCAAAATATTAATATCGAGCTTGGGGGGAGCAGGCTCGAAGGTTCCTTAGGGGTTAACAGCATCAAAATTTACGGTAGATACCTGGCAAGCAGTTTTCAGAGTAATAAAAGACATCTGACAAAATCTCAAGCTTTCAGGTTCAAACCGATAATCAAAAAGGCATTTTAATGGAATTTATTTCGCTCAGGATAGCTTTGTCTATGGCAGGATACCAGTATCTCTAGATACCAGTATCTATGAACCGTAAGGCCATGAGGAAACAACCCATGAAGAAAGCATACTGCATTAATGGAGATAACGGTTACACCTTGATTGGCGAGCTGGCATAAAAACAAAGCAACGAAGAAAAAAAGTGAATATAAAAGGAGGTTTAAACATAGCAACTCTAACAGTTCTAAAATTTAACACTCCTCGCGGTGCAGAAGATGCACTTGCAGTGGTAGAGGATTTAAGTAAGAGGCAACTGATCACTCTGCAAGACGCAGCCATCGTCTCCTGGCCTGAGGGAAAAAAGAAGCCAGAGACAAGCCAATTAACCAGCATGGCCGGGGCAGGCGCACTGAGCGGGGCATTCTGGGGCATGCTGTTAGGCCTGATCTTTCTGGTTCCGATCTTCGGGATAGTCGTCGGAACAGCTATTGGTGCACTGTCCGGCTCCTTTGCCGACGTGGGGATCAGTGATGATTTCATAAAGTCGGTCCGCAGCAAAGTGACAGAAGGCACATCAGCCCTGTTTTTGATGACCAGCGATGCCGTACAGGA
The genomic region above belongs to Methanosarcina horonobensis HB-1 = JCM 15518 and contains:
- a CDS encoding AI-2E family transporter, coding for METNSSTVPAKILVYTTFAVVLTIGMREISSILTTVIFSIFVALLFTPLVRWLKQKGVPGWLSIIMAISLFTVIILVLGVIVVRAAFQFGSQIPIYQDQLTALANNYAKYIPSYEGFSIQSIVRGIVSITISLMINIVNGIVNASTTAGIVIVTAAFLLIDAANAPEKVNQEIGKQSELRFRLSNFSKKLVKFIVIRAEVNIITSFVIALLLFIGGIDYAVLWGVLIFLLSYIPYIGLVIASIPPIMLALFKYGPLGALAVIIIIFAVDALTENVLFPSMMGKGLQLSPAFLFVALLYWNFVLGLGGVLLSIPLTLVLKILLESFEETKWMARLMGPAEDMDEGEISSG
- a CDS encoding DUF1269 domain-containing protein, with product MSKKQLITLQDAAIVTWPEGKNKPKTKQLTSMSGVGALSGAFWGMLFGLIFFVPIFGMVVGAALGALTGSMADVGISDDFIRSVRSKVTEGTSALFLMTSDAVLDKVKEAFKGMDFELIASNLSKEEEDKLRAAFAEEGEEVAPAY
- a CDS encoding DUF1269 domain-containing protein, giving the protein MAEVMYGPMQMLVIAFDKPEFHGKIRRELESVMEKGVIRLIDLLLLWKDNDGNVTALEASQLDEEERRRFGAVIGGLIGFGAGGEEGARTGTEEGALAAAQENYGITEEDMLEITDAIPEGTAALILIIEHLWAKKLKQALRDAGGVLVSQGMITPELLILVGEELAEAVKFAEKKRGSEAAPAV
- a CDS encoding AI-2E family transporter, with the protein product MDINVSNFSMQTKVMIYSIAAVILTIGMRDIATILIPIFFSVFIFLIFAPLIYWLKRKGIPGGVSIGLVILFFIMVFTGTGVLLMEFLPQFTSQIPDYQIQLTESMESLAGYLPVGMPLEGFLPDIGVFIVGLTAGLLTTILNAGTTVGLIIITTIFLLLDIAVPGKIRKEAKKHPFLLSRTNDLGSKLVDYIVIRTGINLVGGIGAALILFIGGIDFAILWGILTFILGYIPYIGFFLAVLPPTLLGLFKYGIAGAMAVFVAIWLLNLLIENILFPSVAGKGFELPPSIIFISLMYWTYVLGTPGALIAVPLTMVVKMVIESSGDMRWRTELRESEKED
- a CDS encoding DUF1254 domain-containing protein codes for the protein MVENPTTEVSKANMLLSEKQQLVAGVFASKTAADAAMEKIKSLSSQLQMMNASNILVLAKNDKGKVDTSIIDIGSTSGVNIAALAERIAGNLIAVADKPVGSPTELNVQATHLGHALNPGAVAIGLFMDPQYAGKIEDGIRKTGAQVLTVEDLKRIGAGSGAAEGTNDLAVKAAEVPHAEPQTATLVFDWQEEYAYSLGLQAFIYGFPYVYNALTRYKWTNIPQDPKRVPYAPVNHFWHADELMDATYRDGGCPNNDTLYSLAWVDLSKEPVILTVPEIPADRYWTFELMSFTSDNFAYVGQRVGSRAGNYALIGPGWHGNLPEDVTAVTPSSPTSWILILGRTLADGIDDLPAVHALQAQYRLTPLSFWGKPEAKLPESRDVYKPVVAPAGTEDPLGPWKTLNAMLAENPPAAHHEVLLKQFASIGIGPDMDVEQQPEVVKKALQRVLGIGIPLLRQQFMSGVWAKFVNGWRYPPSNMGRFGDELLKRAADQSLAGIAANDPVEAVYLVNLTDNFGEPLTGAHRYEITFTKGYEPPVDAFWSMTVYGNDYNLIPNQINRYSIGDRTPGVKKNADGGTTFYFQNGSPGPDKESNWLPTGSEAWFIILRMYIPHAEVINAEWKCPPITKVD
- a CDS encoding AI-2E family transporter produces the protein MYSTAAVLLTLGMRAISPILVPVFFALFAFLIFAPLVRWLMRKGVPGKASVFLVIILFMFVFFGTAILFVSSLLQLSDRIPSYDVQLQSILNSISTYLPVSGESVESILRSIAAFAFSASAGIITGALNAGSTVVLIFITTTFLLLDAAGAPEKVQRGAENQPVHLSRFAELSRTVVNYMLLRTETNLAGGIGVAILLLIGGIDFAILWGLLFFLFGYIPYLGFYLAAIPPMLLGLFKYGPIGALGVLIAITIVNALVENVVFPSIAGKGLKLSPTLVFLSLFYWSYVLGTAGALIAVPLTIVVKIILESSEDTRLMAKLMESSGDRGQDEENAGKNVL
- a CDS encoding DUF1269 domain-containing protein, whose translation is MNIKGGLNIATLTVLKFNTPRGAEDALAVVEDLSKRQLITLQDAAIVSWPEGKKKPETSQLTSMAGAGALSGAFWGMLLGLIFLVPIFGIVVGTAIGALSGSFADVGISDDFIKSVRSKVTEGTSALFLMTSDAVQDKVKEAFKGMDFELIASNLSKEEEDKLREAFAEE